One stretch of Rosistilla oblonga DNA includes these proteins:
- a CDS encoding acetyl-CoA carboxylase carboxyltransferase subunit alpha, whose protein sequence is MDAGTTLDFEKSVAELQQQLAAIEKQTDRSDAAETEIRNLRRQINEELRQIYANLDPWQTVQVARHKDRPYTNDYLKLAFDEFVELHGDKQFGDDRALLTGFAKIDRFKVIVAGHQKGRTYKERAACHFGCAHPEGYRKAMSKMKMAEKYRLPLICFIDTPGAYPGVGAEERGQAQVIAESMFQMSRLKTPIICVVIGEGGSGGALGIGVGDRVAVMENAYYSVISPEGCAGILWKSHEHAPKAAKALKFTSKDLPGLGVVDDVLPEPLGGAHRDHHQAASRLRSYLTRTLTQLESLPVEELLAQRYEKFRRMGVFLEAAEAAV, encoded by the coding sequence ATGGATGCTGGCACGACTTTGGACTTTGAGAAAAGTGTGGCTGAGTTGCAGCAGCAGCTTGCAGCGATCGAGAAGCAGACCGATCGCAGCGACGCCGCGGAGACGGAGATCCGAAACCTGCGACGGCAGATCAATGAAGAACTGCGGCAGATCTACGCCAATCTCGATCCGTGGCAGACGGTTCAGGTTGCGCGGCACAAAGACCGTCCGTATACGAACGACTATCTGAAGCTAGCGTTCGACGAGTTTGTCGAGCTGCATGGCGACAAGCAGTTCGGCGACGACCGGGCGCTGTTGACCGGGTTTGCGAAGATCGATCGCTTCAAAGTGATCGTCGCCGGGCATCAGAAAGGCCGTACCTATAAGGAACGCGCCGCGTGTCACTTCGGATGTGCCCATCCCGAAGGCTATCGCAAGGCGATGAGCAAGATGAAGATGGCCGAGAAATATCGGCTGCCTCTGATCTGCTTTATCGACACTCCTGGCGCCTATCCCGGCGTCGGAGCCGAGGAGCGCGGCCAGGCTCAAGTGATCGCCGAAAGCATGTTCCAGATGAGCCGGCTGAAGACGCCGATCATCTGCGTCGTGATCGGTGAAGGGGGGAGCGGCGGTGCTTTGGGGATCGGCGTCGGCGATCGCGTGGCCGTGATGGAGAACGCGTATTATTCCGTCATTAGTCCCGAAGGCTGTGCGGGCATTCTGTGGAAGAGCCACGAGCACGCGCCGAAGGCCGCCAAGGCGTTGAAGTTCACTTCGAAGGATTTGCCCGGACTTGGCGTCGTCGACGACGTGTTGCCCGAACCGTTGGGCGGTGCGCATCGCGATCATCATCAAGCGGCTTCGCGTTTGCGTAGCTATTTGACGCGGACGCTGACTCAGTTGGAATCGCTGCCGGTCGAAGAGTTGCTGGCTCAGCGTTACGAGAAGTTTCGCCGGATGGGCGTCTTCCTGGAGGCGGCCGAAGCGGCTGTCTGA
- the corA gene encoding magnesium/cobalt transporter CorA, whose translation MSLQAARNIMLESIDKLSKRMSRPRVVVGGIPGALESHPGSVKGQIRLIQYNEHSSTDKVVESVAELVDWVSHRKPPESYAGLAPTVPGNGATPAHARRTTWIDIDGVGDVAMLEELGKLFDIHPLAMEDVVNVHQHAKFEYYGDTMFFVARMPIDGGGFNTEQVGIFLIGDVVITIQERPGDCLEPVRHRIANAAGRIRERHSDYLAYSIIDAVIDGYFPLLDRYAEVLDDAAEVLQQGGDRSLPLQLHAIRADLLLIRKVVNQHRSAINVVLRDVGYRMEEDTALYFRDCQDHLQHLIEAADTDRETCAELRELYFAMLSERNNDVMKVLTIIATIFIPMSFVAGIYGMNFDSNVSEWNMPELQWTYGYPFALGLMTLMAGGLLAYLYRKGWLTK comes from the coding sequence GTGTCACTGCAGGCCGCGCGAAACATCATGCTCGAATCGATCGACAAGCTATCGAAGCGGATGTCGCGTCCGCGGGTTGTCGTCGGAGGTATTCCGGGAGCGCTGGAATCGCATCCGGGGAGCGTCAAAGGGCAGATTCGTCTGATCCAGTACAACGAACATTCGTCGACCGACAAGGTTGTCGAATCGGTGGCTGAGTTGGTCGATTGGGTGTCGCATCGCAAGCCGCCCGAATCGTACGCTGGGTTGGCGCCGACGGTTCCTGGCAATGGTGCCACGCCAGCACACGCTCGCCGCACGACCTGGATCGACATCGATGGTGTCGGCGATGTCGCGATGCTGGAAGAGCTTGGTAAGCTGTTCGATATCCATCCGTTGGCGATGGAAGATGTTGTGAATGTTCATCAGCATGCCAAGTTTGAATACTACGGCGACACGATGTTTTTTGTCGCTCGGATGCCGATCGACGGAGGCGGATTTAATACCGAACAGGTAGGTATCTTTCTGATCGGTGATGTCGTGATCACGATTCAAGAGCGACCTGGGGATTGCTTGGAACCGGTTCGCCATCGAATCGCCAACGCGGCGGGGCGGATTCGCGAGCGGCATTCCGACTACTTGGCCTATTCGATTATCGACGCCGTTATCGATGGCTACTTTCCGTTGTTGGACCGGTATGCCGAAGTGTTGGATGACGCCGCCGAGGTGTTGCAGCAGGGAGGCGACCGATCGTTGCCGCTGCAGTTGCATGCGATCCGCGCCGATCTGTTGTTGATTCGCAAAGTCGTCAACCAGCATCGCTCGGCGATCAATGTTGTGCTGCGCGATGTGGGCTATCGGATGGAGGAGGATACCGCGTTGTACTTCCGCGATTGCCAAGATCATCTGCAGCATTTGATCGAAGCGGCCGACACCGATCGCGAAACCTGTGCCGAGCTCCGAGAGCTCTACTTCGCCATGCTCAGCGAACGGAACAACGATGTGATGAAAGTGCTAACGATCATCGCGACGATCTTTATTCCGATGAGCTTTGTCGCCGGGATCTATGGGATGAACTTCGATAGCAACGTATCGGAATGGAATATGCCCGAACTGCAATGGACCTATGGGTATCCGTTTGCGTTGGGGCTGATGACGTTGATGGCGGGCGGCCTGCTGGCCTATCTGTACCGCAAGGGTTGGCTGACGAAGTAG
- a CDS encoding metal-dependent hydrolase — translation MAGFKTHMTGSTVVGIGYGYLGATQFGMSLESCLLAGGLCSVSGMLPDLDSDSGIPLRETAMFASAVVPMMLLHRLHDLGLRRETMIAVAGVVYVFMRFILVEVFKKYTVHRGMWHSIPAAVSVGLIAYLLLHCAEEDVRIYKSMGVFLGFMVHLVLDEIWSIEFGVTGLRFKKSFGTAMKFWGNNFLANVSVYGKLGILVYMVYHDHSFMLHQHLPEAPQFEQMAEPWMLPQSPSPQPGWR, via the coding sequence ATGGCCGGATTCAAGACACACATGACGGGAAGCACCGTCGTCGGCATCGGATACGGTTATCTGGGAGCAACCCAATTTGGGATGTCTCTGGAGTCGTGCTTGTTAGCCGGAGGCCTGTGCAGTGTCAGCGGGATGCTGCCCGATTTGGACAGCGATTCAGGGATACCGCTGCGCGAAACGGCAATGTTCGCATCTGCCGTGGTTCCGATGATGTTGCTCCATCGGTTGCATGATTTGGGCCTGCGCCGCGAGACGATGATTGCGGTGGCCGGCGTCGTCTATGTCTTCATGCGATTTATCCTCGTCGAAGTTTTCAAAAAGTACACCGTTCATCGTGGGATGTGGCACAGCATTCCCGCGGCCGTTTCGGTCGGCTTGATCGCGTATCTATTGCTGCATTGCGCGGAGGAGGATGTGCGGATCTACAAAAGCATGGGGGTCTTCCTCGGCTTCATGGTCCATCTGGTCTTGGATGAAATTTGGTCGATTGAATTTGGGGTCACTGGGCTCCGTTTCAAAAAGTCGTTTGGGACGGCGATGAAATTTTGGGGCAACAACTTTTTGGCCAACGTCTCGGTCTACGGGAAGCTTGGCATCTTGGTCTACATGGTCTATCACGACCACTCGTTCATGTTGCATCAGCATCTCCCCGAAGCGCCGCAGTTCGAACAGATGGCCGAGCCGTGGATGCTGCCGCAATCGCCCTCGCCGCAACCGGGCTGGCGCTAG
- the dtd gene encoding D-aminoacyl-tRNA deacylase: MRAVIQRVSEASVTVDDQVVGAIELGFLVLLGVENGDTETDANYLADKTIGLRVFADPDDKMNLDIAQVGGKLLAVSQFTLLGDCRKGRRPAFTDAADPEIARQLYEHYCQRIRTAGIEVQTGIFAADMQVHLVNQGPVTLLLDSRKRW, encoded by the coding sequence GTGCGAGCTGTCATCCAAAGAGTTTCGGAAGCATCGGTTACTGTCGACGACCAAGTGGTCGGAGCGATCGAGCTTGGGTTCCTGGTCTTGCTGGGAGTCGAAAATGGAGACACCGAGACCGACGCGAACTATCTGGCCGATAAGACGATTGGGCTGCGAGTGTTCGCCGACCCCGACGACAAGATGAATCTGGACATCGCGCAGGTCGGCGGCAAGCTGCTGGCAGTCAGCCAGTTCACGTTGTTAGGCGACTGTCGTAAAGGTCGCCGCCCAGCGTTCACCGACGCCGCCGATCCCGAGATCGCTCGGCAACTGTACGAACACTACTGCCAACGCATCCGCACCGCGGGAATCGAAGTCCAGACAGGCATCTTCGCCGCCGACATGCAGGTCCATTTGGTGAACCAAGGTCCCGTGACGCTGCTGTTGGACAGCCGCAAGCGTTGGTAG
- a CDS encoding serine/threonine-protein kinase has product MAKARDFFGSYRLTRLIRMGSACQVWEAINETDQKRYALKVLRDELRGDKAEVAGLKYEYDVATQVGPSPRLIKIHDFVTDPKSAYLVLELFSELNMKQALRHGPDSLAYMLNKVVEQSAEGLYFMHTKGWLHCDIKPDNFLVSREGVVKLIDFQISQKKKTGLSKLFGKKSQIQGTRSYMSPEQIRGKNMDERSDIYSYGCVLYEVATGKPPYTGESPNDLLNKHLSAPIPTPLTSNENVSQDFADLIKRMLSKKPEHRPESMWEFLKLVRGMRLFKKQPKKLDVDVFDVASGFKSPEDLLKH; this is encoded by the coding sequence ATGGCTAAGGCCCGGGACTTCTTCGGTTCCTATCGATTGACACGCCTGATCCGAATGGGCAGTGCATGCCAGGTTTGGGAAGCCATTAATGAGACGGACCAAAAGCGGTACGCGTTGAAGGTGCTTCGCGATGAATTGCGAGGCGACAAGGCGGAGGTTGCGGGGCTGAAGTACGAATACGACGTCGCAACTCAGGTTGGGCCGAGCCCGCGGTTGATCAAGATCCACGATTTTGTGACCGATCCGAAGTCGGCTTATCTGGTGCTGGAACTGTTCAGCGAATTGAACATGAAGCAGGCGTTGCGGCACGGGCCCGATTCGCTGGCCTATATGCTGAACAAGGTCGTTGAACAGTCGGCCGAAGGTTTGTATTTCATGCATACCAAGGGCTGGCTGCACTGCGACATCAAGCCCGACAACTTTCTGGTCAGTCGGGAAGGGGTCGTCAAGCTGATCGACTTCCAGATCTCGCAGAAGAAGAAAACCGGGCTGTCGAAACTGTTCGGCAAGAAATCGCAGATCCAGGGGACGCGCAGCTACATGTCGCCCGAGCAGATTCGCGGCAAGAACATGGACGAGCGGTCGGATATCTATTCGTACGGGTGCGTGTTGTACGAAGTGGCAACCGGCAAGCCGCCGTATACGGGCGAATCGCCTAACGATTTGTTGAACAAGCATCTCAGTGCCCCGATCCCCACGCCGTTGACCAGCAACGAAAACGTCTCCCAGGATTTCGCGGATCTGATCAAACGGATGCTCTCCAAGAAGCCAGAGCATCGGCCCGAATCGATGTGGGAATTTTTGAAGCTGGTTCGTGGGATGCGGTTGTTCAAGAAACAGCCCAAGAAGTTGGATGTGGACGTGTTTGATGTCGCGTCGGGATTCAAGTCGCCCGAGGACCTGCTGAAACATTAA
- a CDS encoding serine/threonine protein kinase, which translates to MAKMRDSLGPYRLVRLIRNGATSQIWEAVEDASDKRVAIKLLKDNFKDDKEEIASLKNEFEVASSMNSPLVLKAFHHGVENGIPHNVFELASETSFRNLVRMGVDAYGFMLQKMIQKSAEGLYYMHTKDWIHRDIKPDNFLVTREGDVKLIDYRIAEKKRTGLKAMFYKPKVQGTRSYMSPEQIRAKGIDERSDMYSYGCTLFELVTGKPPYTATSPTELLNKHLTGQVVSPLAGNPNVSPEFSELIKKMMAKKKESRPASMWEFLKELRAITLFKKSPRIPDVHPFDQLEKGEKGFGLD; encoded by the coding sequence ATGGCGAAGATGCGAGACTCCCTCGGCCCCTATCGACTTGTCCGTTTGATCCGCAACGGTGCGACATCGCAGATCTGGGAAGCTGTCGAAGATGCGTCGGACAAACGTGTTGCGATCAAGTTGTTGAAAGACAATTTCAAAGATGACAAAGAAGAGATCGCATCGCTGAAGAACGAGTTCGAAGTCGCTTCGTCGATGAACAGCCCGCTGGTCCTGAAGGCCTTTCATCACGGCGTGGAAAACGGGATCCCACACAACGTCTTCGAATTGGCTAGCGAGACTTCGTTCCGCAATCTGGTGCGAATGGGAGTCGACGCCTACGGCTTTATGCTCCAGAAGATGATCCAGAAATCGGCCGAAGGTTTGTATTACATGCACACCAAGGATTGGATCCATCGCGATATCAAGCCCGACAACTTCCTGGTCACTCGCGAGGGGGACGTCAAGTTGATCGATTACCGGATCGCCGAGAAGAAGCGGACTGGGCTGAAGGCGATGTTCTACAAGCCGAAGGTTCAAGGGACGCGCAGTTATATGTCCCCCGAGCAGATTCGGGCCAAGGGAATCGATGAACGTTCGGACATGTATTCTTATGGCTGCACTTTGTTCGAGTTGGTGACCGGCAAGCCGCCTTATACCGCGACCAGCCCCACCGAGCTGCTCAATAAGCACCTGACGGGCCAGGTCGTTAGTCCACTGGCTGGAAACCCCAATGTGTCGCCGGAGTTTTCCGAGCTGATCAAAAAAATGATGGCAAAGAAAAAGGAGAGCCGTCCGGCGTCGATGTGGGAGTTCTTGAAGGAGTTGCGGGCGATCACACTGTTCAAAAAGTCACCTCGGATTCCCGACGTCCATCCGTTTGATCAGCTGGAAAAGGGCGAAAAAGGCTTTGGTTTGGACTGA
- a CDS encoding mechanosensitive ion channel domain-containing protein, with amino-acid sequence MPPVASNPVAVPAAMPVPPAGAMPVVAPNAVTAAAPVEPQRVVPASFNESPSLETAVVTRELLASELAAIEATTDLAEEIRKACTERINKAKEWIDSEEASRKRQQEIEAYLPTIGDLVAETKAALEKPADAEFGANPSGNTIAELESQLAALRQQVEADEAQFAAKGKELEGRTARLADLAKEVVELEQKIAENAKQAAAATGTDLNAHVQALELRAKSQCRQQQLVTTKLERRRLDETGTLLPLEHDLAQRNLNGRKRMLARWQTAIDQWRKEESLRQATEARRIAETSHPALKSLAEQNAEIAERRIATAAGIERVTKTIKELKEKIQQYEADFETLRDKVEHAGTTSTTGLLLRKQRSELPRMSEFEERTKYIQAEMPAAHLQLTEWKQMRRAVADPEEAAAEMFDSLDASLGDYDRQQVIDVLVRVLRDRRDLLAKAIPDQDTLLQDLNELELVDHRLEALVEEFREFLNQRVLWIRSSDAIELDDVRAGIQGLGTLVNPVRWGQVLRVAGVDLLRRPAAALSLLAFVILLIIFRARLRQTQSNLSDPPAAGQEAKFSRYAAAFMIAVVLSARWPALLLVVGYRLRTAAASTEWTQAVGDACLTMILFLLGCELLRELCRSEGVGEKVFGWPERATASVRNTLEITALVGTPIFGFLLLSQFGELADQQSSQRLLFISILALFVLQIGWLVRPRGPLMKCLSADSPQSLVVRFKKPIWCAVAGAPLAFAILSLVGYHFSAYQLSGRLAETGAAVVAAIVLYSLALRWLEVIGYNRALRDAPAAVRHDEERLVIDSSLSEESVVVEPEPVATVSMHASADSEFRDLLRYAGIMLLVCAGWFIWSEVFPALRVLDRVVLWQNIESVAETVVDSGGGESIKLSDRTVPTTLTDVLMAVLVVVATMMVGRRLPGVVEFVVLERLPMEQGGRQAVAILVRYAATLVGLLFACHIIRLSWGSVQWLAAAMTVGLGFGLQEIFANLVSGLIILFERPIRLTDLVTVGDVTGNVTRMQMRATTITDFDRRELIVPNKKFITDNVINWTLTDPVSRVVLPVGVAYGTDVKKAQGILLRLAKECPYVMREPAPSTLFKSFGDSTLNLELRVFIAKRDVYLDVVNELNLAITREFQKANIEIAFPQRDLHIKSVETLQAILPDVQQQRSAA; translated from the coding sequence ATGCCGCCCGTTGCAAGCAATCCCGTTGCCGTACCCGCAGCGATGCCGGTGCCACCAGCGGGCGCGATGCCTGTCGTGGCCCCGAACGCTGTAACTGCCGCGGCACCGGTGGAGCCGCAGCGCGTGGTGCCAGCAAGCTTTAATGAGTCGCCGTCGCTTGAGACGGCGGTGGTGACGCGCGAGTTGCTGGCGTCGGAGTTAGCGGCGATCGAAGCGACGACCGATCTGGCGGAGGAGATTCGTAAAGCTTGCACCGAGCGAATAAACAAAGCGAAGGAATGGATCGACAGCGAGGAGGCGTCGCGGAAGCGTCAGCAGGAGATCGAGGCCTATCTGCCGACGATCGGCGATCTTGTCGCGGAGACCAAAGCGGCGCTCGAGAAGCCTGCCGATGCCGAGTTTGGGGCGAACCCAAGCGGCAATACGATCGCAGAACTGGAGAGCCAGTTGGCGGCGTTGCGCCAGCAGGTGGAAGCGGATGAAGCGCAGTTTGCAGCCAAAGGGAAAGAGCTTGAAGGGCGGACCGCGAGACTGGCGGATCTGGCAAAAGAAGTTGTCGAACTGGAACAGAAGATCGCAGAAAACGCCAAGCAGGCTGCGGCAGCAACTGGTACCGATTTAAACGCTCACGTGCAAGCCTTGGAACTGAGGGCCAAATCGCAGTGTCGGCAACAGCAGTTGGTGACGACCAAGTTGGAGCGGCGGCGGTTGGACGAGACGGGGACGCTGTTGCCGTTGGAACACGACTTGGCGCAGCGCAACCTCAATGGTCGCAAGCGGATGTTGGCGCGTTGGCAGACGGCGATCGACCAGTGGCGGAAAGAGGAGTCGCTGCGTCAAGCGACCGAAGCGCGGCGGATCGCTGAGACATCGCATCCGGCTTTGAAGTCGTTGGCTGAACAGAATGCGGAGATCGCAGAGCGCCGGATCGCCACGGCCGCCGGGATCGAACGCGTCACGAAAACGATCAAAGAACTGAAGGAGAAGATCCAGCAGTACGAGGCGGATTTCGAGACGCTGCGCGACAAGGTCGAGCACGCGGGAACGACATCGACGACGGGGTTGTTGTTGCGCAAGCAACGCAGCGAATTGCCGCGGATGTCGGAATTCGAGGAGCGAACGAAATACATTCAAGCGGAGATGCCGGCGGCGCATCTGCAGTTGACCGAATGGAAACAGATGCGGCGCGCCGTCGCCGATCCTGAGGAAGCGGCGGCGGAGATGTTCGATTCGCTCGACGCGTCGTTGGGAGATTACGATCGTCAGCAAGTCATCGACGTCCTGGTACGCGTGCTCCGCGACCGCCGCGATCTGCTGGCCAAAGCGATTCCCGATCAGGATACGCTGCTGCAGGATTTGAACGAACTGGAACTTGTCGATCACCGATTGGAAGCATTGGTTGAGGAGTTTCGCGAGTTTCTGAACCAACGTGTGTTGTGGATTCGCAGCAGCGATGCGATCGAATTAGACGATGTGCGGGCCGGAATTCAAGGGCTCGGCACGTTGGTCAATCCCGTTCGCTGGGGACAGGTGTTGCGTGTTGCGGGAGTCGATCTGTTGCGACGTCCCGCGGCCGCTCTTTCGCTGTTGGCGTTTGTGATTCTGTTGATCATCTTCCGCGCTCGCTTGCGTCAGACGCAAAGCAATCTTTCCGATCCGCCAGCTGCCGGTCAGGAAGCGAAGTTCTCGCGCTATGCGGCTGCGTTTATGATCGCTGTGGTCTTGTCGGCTCGCTGGCCTGCCCTGCTGTTGGTCGTCGGATATCGCTTGCGGACCGCGGCGGCGTCGACCGAATGGACGCAAGCGGTCGGCGACGCTTGTCTGACGATGATCCTGTTTCTGTTGGGCTGCGAGTTGTTGCGCGAACTGTGTCGCAGCGAGGGTGTCGGCGAGAAGGTGTTTGGTTGGCCCGAGCGGGCGACCGCGTCGGTTCGCAATACGTTGGAGATCACGGCGCTGGTCGGAACACCGATCTTTGGGTTCTTGCTGCTGTCGCAGTTCGGCGAATTGGCGGATCAGCAAAGCTCGCAGCGGTTGCTGTTCATCTCGATTCTGGCTTTGTTTGTTTTACAGATCGGTTGGTTGGTGCGACCTCGCGGGCCGTTGATGAAATGTCTGTCGGCGGATTCGCCGCAATCGCTTGTGGTGCGATTCAAGAAGCCGATCTGGTGCGCCGTCGCTGGCGCACCGCTGGCGTTTGCGATCCTGTCGCTGGTCGGATATCACTTCTCTGCCTATCAGTTGTCGGGCCGTTTGGCCGAAACGGGAGCTGCGGTGGTGGCGGCGATCGTCCTCTATTCGCTCGCTCTACGATGGTTGGAAGTGATTGGATACAACCGCGCACTGCGAGATGCCCCGGCGGCGGTACGGCACGACGAGGAGCGGTTGGTGATCGATTCGAGCCTGTCGGAGGAGAGCGTGGTTGTTGAGCCCGAACCGGTCGCGACGGTTTCGATGCACGCATCGGCCGACAGCGAATTCCGCGACTTGTTGCGGTACGCCGGGATCATGCTGTTGGTCTGCGCCGGATGGTTTATTTGGTCGGAAGTCTTTCCGGCCCTGCGAGTGTTGGACCGCGTGGTGCTGTGGCAGAACATCGAATCGGTCGCCGAAACGGTTGTCGATTCGGGGGGCGGCGAGTCGATTAAGCTGAGCGACCGGACGGTTCCGACGACACTGACCGATGTCTTGATGGCTGTGTTGGTCGTCGTTGCCACGATGATGGTCGGTCGGCGTTTGCCGGGCGTCGTTGAGTTTGTGGTGTTGGAGCGGTTGCCGATGGAACAAGGAGGCCGCCAGGCAGTGGCGATCTTGGTTCGCTACGCGGCGACGCTTGTCGGGCTGTTGTTCGCTTGTCACATCATCCGACTCTCCTGGGGCAGCGTTCAGTGGCTAGCCGCTGCGATGACCGTGGGGCTTGGTTTTGGGTTGCAGGAGATCTTTGCAAACCTCGTGAGTGGATTGATCATCCTGTTCGAACGTCCGATCCGATTGACCGATCTGGTGACCGTCGGCGATGTGACGGGGAACGTCACGCGGATGCAGATGCGGGCGACGACGATCACTGATTTCGATCGCCGCGAGTTGATCGTGCCCAACAAAAAGTTCATCACCGACAACGTCATCAACTGGACGCTCACCGATCCGGTCAGCCGCGTCGTGTTGCCGGTCGGAGTCGCCTATGGCACCGACGTCAAAAAGGCACAGGGGATTCTGTTGCGGTTGGCGAAAGAGTGTCCGTATGTGATGCGTGAACCGGCCCCGTCGACGCTGTTCAAATCGTTTGGCGATAGTACGCTCAACTTGGAGCTGCGAGTCTTCATCGCCAAGCGGGATGTCTACTTGGATGTCGTCAACGAATTGAATCTGGCGATCACGCGTGAATTCCAGAAAGCGAATATCGAGATCGCTTTCCCACAACGCGATCTCCACATCAAATCGGTCGAAACGCTCCAGGCGATCCTGCCCGATGTCCAGCAGCAGCGGAGCGCCGCCTGA
- a CDS encoding succinylglutamate desuccinylase/aspartoacylase family protein — protein MSAAETQNWFGHDIAPGESLSTELVVSESYSSRNVSIPVNIRRGLQPGPTVFVTAALHGDELNGTGAIRTMLSDKEWSLQSGTVLMIPVLNMLGFERHSRYLPDRRDLNRCFPGSASGSMASRLAKVIFESLIARCDFGIDLHTAAVRRTNFPNVRADLSHPDCRRMAEAFGSGIILQTKGPKGSLRREATRAGCPTIIVEGGEVWKVESSVVECMTRGIFNVLMELKMMSGEPDIPDTQATIRETKWIRAERGGFLAMHVSPGDSIVKGQAIATNSNLLAEDQNRLEAPFSGIIIGMTTLPAVQPGEPVVHIGRLSNPKSVRRHEKQVAGDEVQRTAHEHLATNIQVVDAPAEDNNENVD, from the coding sequence ATGAGCGCCGCGGAAACCCAGAATTGGTTCGGCCACGATATCGCCCCGGGAGAGTCGCTGAGCACCGAATTGGTGGTCAGCGAAAGCTACAGCAGCCGAAACGTTTCGATTCCAGTCAACATCCGCCGCGGACTGCAACCAGGCCCGACCGTCTTTGTCACCGCCGCACTGCACGGCGACGAACTCAACGGCACCGGGGCGATTCGGACAATGCTATCGGACAAGGAATGGTCGCTGCAGTCCGGCACCGTGCTGATGATTCCGGTGCTGAATATGCTCGGTTTTGAACGGCACTCCCGCTACCTGCCCGATCGCCGCGACCTGAACCGCTGCTTTCCCGGATCGGCTTCGGGGAGCATGGCTTCGCGACTCGCCAAAGTGATTTTTGAATCGCTGATCGCCCGCTGCGACTTCGGCATCGACCTGCACACCGCGGCGGTCCGGCGGACAAATTTCCCCAACGTCCGAGCCGACCTCTCCCATCCCGACTGCCGCCGCATGGCCGAAGCCTTCGGATCGGGAATCATCCTGCAAACCAAAGGCCCCAAAGGCTCGCTCCGCCGCGAAGCGACTCGAGCTGGCTGCCCAACGATCATCGTCGAAGGGGGCGAGGTCTGGAAAGTTGAATCGTCGGTCGTCGAATGCATGACCCGCGGGATCTTCAACGTGCTGATGGAGCTAAAGATGATGTCGGGCGAACCGGACATTCCCGACACCCAGGCGACGATTCGCGAAACCAAATGGATCCGCGCCGAGCGAGGCGGATTTCTCGCGATGCACGTCTCCCCGGGCGACAGCATCGTCAAAGGACAAGCGATCGCCACGAACAGCAATCTGTTAGCCGAAGACCAAAACCGGCTGGAGGCTCCCTTCTCGGGAATCATCATCGGGATGACCACGCTGCCCGCCGTCCAACCAGGCGAACCGGTGGTCCACATCGGCCGCTTATCGAATCCCAAATCGGTCCGCCGACACGAAAAACAAGTCGCCGGCGACGAGGTCCAACGAACCGCCCACGAACATCTAGCAACCAACATCCAAGTCGTCGACGCTCCCGCCGAAGACAACAACGAAAACGTCGATTAA
- a CDS encoding CvpA family protein — MAPLLSSPPEIPNPPIMETYDIIMLIALAAATILGAIKGFAWQVASLASISLSYWVAMRFREPFSQQIHAEPPWNMFLAMFILFTGTMIAIWILFRMLSRTIDRLRLRTFDHQLGGILGLAKGVIYCILITMFALSLLGDSVRTQIVQSRSGYYIAKLLSYSDKVIPAELQEIVGPYLDQLDEQLRADGNAAAGPARPSPWGNNESATGAIVDAVQQNLQLPNDSENLIPAELLTPKFFDQIQP, encoded by the coding sequence TTGGCACCTTTGCTTTCTTCGCCGCCCGAAATCCCCAATCCACCGATCATGGAAACCTACGACATCATCATGCTGATCGCGCTGGCTGCCGCCACGATCCTCGGCGCGATCAAAGGCTTCGCCTGGCAAGTCGCGTCGCTCGCGTCGATCTCGCTCAGCTACTGGGTGGCGATGCGTTTCCGCGAACCGTTCTCGCAACAGATTCACGCCGAGCCGCCGTGGAATATGTTCCTGGCGATGTTCATCCTGTTCACTGGCACGATGATCGCGATCTGGATCTTATTCCGAATGCTATCGCGCACGATCGACCGATTGAGACTCCGAACCTTCGACCATCAACTGGGCGGAATCCTCGGATTGGCCAAGGGCGTGATCTATTGCATTCTGATCACGATGTTCGCGCTCTCGCTGCTGGGCGATTCGGTCCGCACACAGATCGTGCAATCGCGGAGCGGATACTACATCGCCAAGCTCCTCAGCTACAGCGACAAAGTCATCCCGGCCGAACTCCAAGAGATTGTCGGCCCGTACCTGGATCAACTGGATGAACAACTGCGAGCCGACGGCAACGCAGCGGCCGGCCCGGCGCGACCGTCGCCATGGGGCAACAACGAATCCGCGACCGGCGCGATCGTCGACGCGGTGCAGCAGAACCTGCAACTGCCCAACGACAGCGAGAACCTGATTCCAGCCGAGCTGCTGACGCCGAAATTCTTCGACCAGATCCAGCCATAA